The following coding sequences lie in one Asterias amurensis chromosome 18, ASM3211899v1 genomic window:
- the LOC139951131 gene encoding uncharacterized protein, giving the protein MYTHPYNSLTMGPKRKGPRAPANVEPNPATSGEDSPDIDDSRKQSGADSSDFKIFVRATLNKLVEGQRLLEAQLGASIEFNSERITTLEKNKTELEGYISGLKQEVGTLRDQLDRQQSEINKQERFSRRINFRVVGMERVEGENCLERIEDLLIDKFHWVDAPRIERAHREGQDRTGKPAHILVKMLSYRDKITVLKSHRSALEGLPLFVVDDLTAKDRAERYK; this is encoded by the coding sequence ATGTACACACATCCATACAACAGCTTGACCATGGGACCGAAGAGGAAAGGGCCGAGGGCCCCGGCCAACGTGGAGCCAAACCCAGCTACATCGGGTGAGGACAGTCCGGACATCGACGACAGCAGAAAACAATCTGGAGCGGATTCATCGGACTTCAAAATTTTCGTCCGGGCTACACTTAACAAACTGGTGGAGGGGCAACGCCTTTTAGAGGCTCAACTTGGGGCCTCCATCGAGTTCAACAGCGAGAGGATCACCACactcgaaaaaaacaaaacggaaTTGGAGGGATACATCAGCGGTTTGAAACAAGAAGTCGGCACCTTAAGAGACCAACTAGACCGCCAACAGTCCGAAATTAATAAACAAGAACGTTTTTCGAGACGCATCAACTTTCGTGTTGTCGGAATGGAGAGAGTCGAAGGGGAAAACTGTCTCGAAAGAATTGAAGACCTGCTAATCGACAAGTTCCACTGGGTCGACGCACCAAGAATAGAGCGAGCTCATCGAGAAGGTCAAGACAGAACCGGTAAGCCAGCCCATATTCTGGTTAAAATGCTGTCATACAGGGACAAAATTACAGTACTAAAATCCCATCGCTCTGCATTGGAGGGCCTACCCCTGTTCGTAGTTGACGACCTCACGGCGAAGGATAGAGCAGAGAGATACAAATGA